Proteins encoded within one genomic window of Neorhizobium galegae bv. orientalis str. HAMBI 540:
- a CDS encoding IS110 family RNA-guided transposase yields MEQKVKAARHVVGDVDTHKDLHVAAVVDNYDRVLETRSFPTARNGYRLMLAWMRTFGELQRIGIECTGSYGAGLPRYMQTAGVEVLEVTTPDRHDRRRRGKNDDLDAQAAAHAAFAEQRTVTPRSRDGMVESLRVLKACRKTAVNARRIALQLIQNTIIAAPDALRDQLRRMTRMQLVRLLAAWRPDLTAYRDVEAAYRITLKSLGRRYLERHDEIADLDMMIAAIVEDLAPDLIERNSIGHNSAAQLLLTADDNPERLRSEASFAALCGVSPVPASSGKTIRHRLNRGGDRLANSALHIIAIGRLRTDEKTQQYVARRVAAGHSKLDAIRALKRYIAREVFGIIMRRQKEVNQTRIVA; encoded by the coding sequence ATGGAACAGAAGGTCAAGGCAGCTCGTCATGTTGTCGGCGACGTCGATACTCATAAGGATTTACATGTCGCAGCGGTCGTAGATAATTACGACCGCGTTCTTGAGACACGCAGTTTTCCGACGGCCCGCAACGGCTATCGGTTGATGCTGGCCTGGATGCGGACATTCGGCGAGTTGCAGCGCATCGGCATCGAATGCACAGGCAGTTATGGAGCTGGGCTGCCGCGATACATGCAGACCGCGGGTGTGGAGGTCCTCGAGGTGACCACACCAGATCGTCACGACCGTCGAAGACGGGGCAAAAATGATGATCTCGATGCCCAGGCCGCGGCACACGCAGCCTTTGCCGAACAGCGAACCGTCACACCTCGAAGCCGGGACGGTATGGTGGAATCTCTCAGAGTTTTAAAGGCTTGCCGAAAGACGGCGGTCAACGCCCGGCGCATAGCCCTGCAATTGATCCAGAATACGATCATCGCTGCGCCGGACGCATTGCGGGATCAGCTTCGACGCATGACCCGCATGCAGCTGGTTCGATTACTTGCCGCCTGGCGTCCAGACCTGACAGCCTACCGCGATGTGGAAGCCGCGTATCGGATCACCCTGAAGTCACTTGGTCGCCGGTATCTGGAACGGCACGATGAGATCGCCGATCTCGACATGATGATAGCTGCAATTGTCGAGGACTTGGCTCCGGACCTTATCGAACGGAATTCAATTGGCCACAACAGCGCCGCCCAGCTCTTGCTCACTGCCGACGACAATCCCGAGCGGTTGCGGTCAGAAGCCAGCTTCGCTGCGCTCTGCGGCGTCAGTCCTGTTCCCGCATCCTCAGGCAAAACCATCAGACATCGACTGAACCGGGGTGGTGACCGACTTGCCAATAGCGCCCTTCATATTATTGCAATTGGCCGTCTCAGGACCGACGAGAAAACCCAACAGTATGTCGCCCGGCGTGTTGCCGCCGGGCATTCCAAGCTCGACGCAATCCGGGCACTGAAGCGATACATCGCTCGGGAAGTCTTCGGCATCATCATGCGCCGCCAGAAGGAGGTCAATCAGACAAGGATCGTCGCTTGA